AGTGATAGATGGGTTGAAAAGCTTGTAAATATTGTTAGAAGGATAAAAGAAGAGACAAAAAAGATAGATGAAGAAAATGGAAAAGAGCCAAAAGGTGCCGGTATAACAATATCCTTTGGTGAACTTGAAAAAGAACACTACGAAGAGCTTTTTAGGGCCGGTGCTCACAGGTATCTTTTGAGGATTGAAACTTCAGATAGGGAGCTTTATGAAAAGCTTCATCCTGTAGATGAAAATCACTCTTTTGATACAAGGTTAAAGTGTCTCGAATGGCTTAAAGAGATAGGATACCAGGTTGGTACAGGTGTTATGATAGGCGTTCCAGGTCAGACTATTAAACATCTTCTCAGCGACCTAAGATTTTTTAGAAGTTTTGATATAGATATGATAGGCATGGGTCCTTACATAGAACATAGAGATACACCTCTTTTCGTATGGCACAGGAAAGAGATAGAAAAGAGAAGTTTTTATAGGAAGGCTTATGAGCTTTCTATAAAGATGATAGCCTTTGCCAGGATTATGCTTGAGGATGTAAACATAGTTGCATCAACTGCTCTTCAAAGCATTCCCGGATGTGAAAATTCTCTTGAAACTGGAATAATAGCCGGTGCGAACGTTGTTATGCCTGTTTTTACACCGTCTGATTTCAAAAAAGCTTACTCGATTTATGAGAACAAGAACAACTTAACCGTTTCTCAAATGGCAGAAAGAATAGAAAAGGCAGGATACATACCTGTTTTTGATAAGTG
The sequence above is a segment of the Desulfurobacterium indicum genome. Coding sequences within it:
- the hydE gene encoding [FeFe] hydrogenase H-cluster radical SAM maturase HydE; protein product: MEISDDRILKELSIDGVSGSLISLADLIRKQKVGDFVYFRGLVEISNICSKNCYYCGLRKGNTKLKRYALSEDEAVVIGVFIYRSGISSIALQSGEVKSDRWVEKLVNIVRRIKEETKKIDEENGKEPKGAGITISFGELEKEHYEELFRAGAHRYLLRIETSDRELYEKLHPVDENHSFDTRLKCLEWLKEIGYQVGTGVMIGVPGQTIKHLLSDLRFFRSFDIDMIGMGPYIEHRDTPLFVWHRKEIEKRSFYRKAYELSIKMIAFARIMLEDVNIVASTALQSIPGCENSLETGIIAGANVVMPVFTPSDFKKAYSIYENKNNLTVSQMAERIEKAGYIPVFDKWGDPIHYFERIKGQTAPV